The DNA sequence ATGACCGGGCACGGGCTCGGCGTCGCCGGACTGGCATTCGCCTTCTTCGCCGTGTGCACCCCGCTCATCCAGGTCAGCACGGCCCCCGTGTTCCCCGAGCTGTTCGACTCACGGGTGCGCCTCACCGGCGTGGCGCTGGGCTTCAACCTCGCGACCGTGGTGGCCGGTGGAACCGCGGCGTACATCGCGACCTGGCTCATCGACCGGACCGGCGACCCCCTGTCACCCGCCTACTTCCTCATCGGAGCGAGCATCATCGGCGGACTGACCCTCCTCACGATCCGAGGGGCGCTGTACAAGGCGTCCGACCTCCCCGAGGTCGACGAGGAGCGCCCCGAGATGGCACCGGTCCACTAGCGCCATCAGCACTCCGCGCGCCCGATACGCTGGAGAGCGATGAGCCCCAGAGGATCCGACACCCCCCACCCGCGCGGGCGCAAGCTGTCCGCGCGGGTGGGCAACCTCATCGCCGAGAAGATCTTCTCCGGCGGCCTCGTGGAGGGGCATCGTCTCCCCACCGAGAAGGAAATGGTCGAGGAGTACGACGTCGGGCGTACCACTGTCCGGGAGGCACTCCGGCTGCTCGAGAGCCGCGACCTGGTGACGGTCAAAGCCGGCATCGGTGGCGGCCCCATCGCCACGATTCCGCAGCTCGAGTCGCTGGGCCAGACGATGAAGCTGTTCTTCCAGATCAACGGCGCGACCATCAGCGACGTGATCGACGTCCGGCTCATGCTCGAGCCGATCGTCGCGCGCGCCGCCGCCGCGACCGTCACCGACCACCAGATCGACGTCATGCAGGGTGCTCTCGACCGGATCCTCGAAGACCCTCA is a window from the Dietzia sp. JS16-p6b genome containing:
- a CDS encoding FadR/GntR family transcriptional regulator, which gives rise to MSPRGSDTPHPRGRKLSARVGNLIAEKIFSGGLVEGHRLPTEKEMVEEYDVGRTTVREALRLLESRDLVTVKAGIGGGPIATIPQLESLGQTMKLFFQINGATISDVIDVRLMLEPIVARAAAATVTDHQIDVMQGALDRILEDPHDHDAFQLNNALFQRTVYDAVGNPALKIVMETLWLLVRDAEPSEHPLATRLEAAELQSDLLHAMRRRDPDAAEAAMQVFVERSARYYRRYLADVISQPVKWEL